GAAGGGGCGGCGGGTACCGTCGTCGGTCTCAGCAGCCTCGGTGAGGCTGAACTCACCGTCAGCCTCCTCGACACCGGTGAAgtcctcgtcaaggccgagCTTCTTGAGGGTACGGCGGGCAAGGAGGAGACCAGTGGCGTAGGCAGCGGCCCAGTTGGTCAGACCGTTGGTGATGCCATAGCGCTTGAGCTCGTGGGAGTAGGCGCTGGTGAAAACCTTGTCACCGGTGAGCTCAGAGTAGACGATCTGAGTGATCACGTCGCGGTTGGTGAAGCGGACGACCAGGCGGTACTTGGGAGCGTTGTACTTGTTCTTGGCCTGGGTGACCAGACGCTTACGAGCATAGTAGTCGGTCTTTCCCTCTCTGCGGCGGCGGTACTTGGTCTGGTAGCGACTAAAAAATGTGTTAGCATGCAAACTTCGCATGATAGATTCACGAGTGAGTGCTTACCTGTAGTACGCGCTGGACTTGACGGTCTTTTGGTAAGGGGCCTACCAGATAACACTCGAGTCAGCAATTTGCGCTTCAGAAATAACCCTCATCCGAAGCATCTTGCAAAGACCCGGGAACCACGAGAAAATTCATGATTGCGATAGATAGGCCAGAAACAATGCGACAACGTCGCTGATTTTCAAGGATGGCAGTAAATACTCACCATTTTGACTGTTGGGCGGACTGATGACCGAGTTGTCGACGTTGGCTGAGAGGAAGAAATTGGGAAATTTCGTGGGATGAATTTGTGGACGGGCCTTCGCTAGTGTGCCAAGACTGGTTGCATCCAATTCCCGGGGCATCTCTACAGTGTGGTCGGCGACGAGGCTGCGGGACGCCGCCAAGAGCTTTTAAGAAGCTGCCTCAATAGCAAGAACACCCAACCTTGTCAAAAATTACAAAAAAGATAATCGATTTTGATTGTATTGACTCTAAATTTAGCATCTATCTCATGTTAGATATTTACTATGGAATTATCAAGTAGACGCCTCATAGTTTAGCTTGGTCCTCCGACAACCGAAGCCCAgtgaccttctccagctctttaACTGCATCTTCTATATGTCCAAGATTTACCTTGATTGTTCGCATCCCTGTCGCCTTCGCAGGCTTTAGGTTCTGGCCAATGTCATCCAAAAACACCACGTCAGACGCCCGCACTGGCTGCTTTAGTCCCTTCTTTTGAGCAGCCGCATTCATTTCCTCCAAAGCAGCCTGGTATATCTTCGGGTCGGGTTTTCTTAAGCCAGTATGCGCGGATGAGATAAAGAAGTCGAATAACGCTCTGCGCCCGATGGTGTCGTCGTTGTACTCATGGCCTTCTGGGAAGATGACTGTATTTGACAACGCTCCCATGATGAACTTTCCAGaatccttcagcttcttcagcgcaGGCCACATGAAGGGGTCAGGCGTCCTCGACACTCGCATCATCTCCCAGAATAGCCATTCTGCGTCTACCTCGGGCAATGGTGGGTTCGAATCCAGGACTTTGTTCGGGTTCTTTTTCCGAAGATCCTCGTTGAATAACTTCCACAGTTTGGGATCCCGTAGGTCCTTATTAAACCCAGTAAAGAACTCGGCGTCCATTTTGATATCGCCCCGCTCCAATCTGTGCCAGCTGCCATGTGGTGATGTGCGGGAGATGCTGAAGTTCACCCATCCAGGCGGTATGTTGTGAGCAATCTCATAGTCTAAGATGGCTTGAAATGGCGACACGACCTGTATTGAAATTAGCACAAGTAGTTGACAGCATGTGTTCTTATCAGCTTACACAAACTCCCCCGATATCGAAGAGCAGGCCCACCGGCCGTTGACTTTCCGCCATAGTGGGGTGGCAAGAATGGATCTGAGATCTTGGTCTTGTAAACACGTAGCTGGGAAATTCAACTTCACTTTCCAGCTGCCGGCAGGTATCAAGTGGTTATTTGTTGATGGTAGGAAGCTTTCCTTGCGCGTTCTCTGCGGAGTAAGAAACTTGGGGGTGGGTTGCCGAGGTATATATCGGCCACGCGCAGTGATTCTAGACCGAGGAAGATATTCCACATCGCAACTAGGGTAGCCTAGATGAACATACTACTTCCGCTATATGAAGCTACTACGATAATCGTTTTCATTCACAAAATAATGAAAAAGACTGCCTATCtatactttctttctttcgaGGTTGGCAACTCGCCTGAAAGCACGTGATACTATTGGCGGCTGTTATCGATAGCGTCAACGCGTCTTAGTGGGAAACGCCTTGTTCAACATAGCATTGCAGCCAGTATGGGGTCATGGAATCCTCGCGGTCCATCGCCGAATTAAAGTCGTCGTTCATTAGGACGCAGGTCCGCATCCTTTCGGAAAGCCTGGAAGCTCCAGAGGATTGGAGAAGCTATGCCGCGGAGCCCGCAGAGGAGGACCTGAGTGATAAGGTAGTTGGGGAAGTGCTACAGAAGTGTAAGTGCAATATACTCGCCGTACTGCCAGAAAGCTTTATGCCATGGCTTACGCTGAGTGTCTCCGTTCGACTTCTTGATTTGTATCTTTCCCATATGGTGTTCCTAATGCTAACCAGCCTTTGCGTTAGTTAACGCGGCCTTGAAACAGCACAATCGCGTTGTTTACTCCTCTCAGGCGATCCAACATGTATCACAACAAATTGCAAGTCTATACTGGTCATCCGTGAGTCAGGCTACTCGTGAGGTGACTTCGTTGGAAAGAGGTGTCGACAGAACTGTTGATTTATCCA
This region of Aspergillus puulaauensis MK2 DNA, chromosome 5, nearly complete sequence genomic DNA includes:
- a CDS encoding HAD family hydrolase (COG:S;~EggNog:ENOG410PG5X;~InterPro:IPR036412,IPR023198,IPR023214,IPR006439;~go_function: GO:0016787 - hydrolase activity [Evidence IEA]), which produces MAESQRPVGLLFDIGGVCVVSPFQAILDYEIAHNIPPGWVNFSISRTSPHGSWHRLERGDIKMDAEFFTGFNKDLRDPKLWKLFNEDLRKKNPNKVLDSNPPLPEVDAEWLFWEMMRVSRTPDPFMWPALKKLKDSGKFIMGALSNTVIFPEGHEYNDDTIGRRALFDFFISSAHTGLRKPDPKIYQAALEEMNAAAQKKGLKQPVRASDVVFLDDIGQNLKPAKATGMRTIKVNLGHIEDAVKELEKVTGLRLSEDQAKL